In Platichthys flesus chromosome 6, fPlaFle2.1, whole genome shotgun sequence, the genomic stretch CCTCGACATGCCCAGCACCTGAAGACAACATCAAATCCATCAAAAGGAGTTCCTGGAGGTTTTGTTCAGTTTATAATCAAAGCTGTGGTTTCTCTCTCACCCTGAGTGCCgtgtgcagctctgtgtctgtgaggcAGCCGTCTCTACCGAAGACAAACGCTGCCTTCTCCTGCATCATCTGACTCAACAGGTCCCacatctcctccatcagctgcagGTCCGGAGCAGACTGAACACCTGCGAGGAGAACAACATGAGGTCACAGGTTTCTACACTTGTTGGTCTCTCACGTGGACTCTCTGGTCACCACCATCACCTCGTGTGGCGGCTTTGTAGAGGTTGTTGAAGGGGATGTCGGCTGTGTCGTTGTCGTTAGTTGGATACGGTTCTGTGAAGCCGTACATGTGCAGCAGCTGCCAGTTGGCCATTTGCCCGTAGGTGTTGAACACCTCCTCTCCTTTGTGAATGGGGCGAACGCAAACCATCTTCAGAGTGTcctgagaaaatgaaaagaaaggttGTTGGTTGTCAGAGaatgagaaactgaaaaaacaataaactacatGGTTCATACACAGTTTGACCAACGGATTCCCATGAATTTTCAATCACTTTAAACCAAATTCTCACGTCCAAACATTTTATGAAATCTTGGTGTTTACATGAAAAAAGCGACAAAAAGTAGTATTTAAAATAACTGACAATTCCTAGGCATACAGTATAtctgaaatgacacaaatgaatTAGAGACAATAGTTTGATTAAAATACATATACTTCTCCATTTGTAGCCAAGCATGGTTTAAGTCTTTTAAAAgcttatgaattatttaaaactcagcataaatgaacgacatgaaaatgtgaatatataaAATTTCCATTacttctccaaaacttttgcatttttttcaagcacttttccaggcctggaaataaacatttgacaattccatgacttttccaggtttttcatgaccggAGGAACCCTGAAACTATCAAATCAAGTATTAAACCGCGAACTCACCGGTGTGAACTCCAGATTGGCGTTATGATTCGACACGTGGTTCAACATGTCCGCCATGGGAACCATCATCGGTGGGTTGGGggccttctcctcttcttcatcctcctcttcatcactcacCTCCTCGTCGTCTTCCTGAGGCTCTTGGAAactacagagagaaacaggaagaacatataaacacacacagcagatgggATTTtctcatgagtgtgtgtttgtgtgtgcttctcATGCAAACTGACCTGTAGGCCATGACAAAGGCCACCAGCTGTGTGTacagctccagtgtgtgtgtgctggggttCCAGAGGTCAGGGTGCTTAGCGATGAAGGGCAGGACCACATCTGTGTATTCGCTGCAGATGTTCGTCAGGTCTGTGTCCACGGCCTCTGGGATCCCTGTTCCCTTCAGGATCCGGGCTCGCTCCACTTTAGACCTGAACAGGTGAAAGCTGCGTGTCACACTTCATCAACAGAAACAAGAAGCGCTCTGACAGAAACAACTCAGGGAAACGGTTTCCTACCAGAACATGGGGTGGTCCAGTTTCTTGAAGTCCGTCCACAGAGAGAGGTAAGGTCTCCAGTGGGACCGGGAGGACGTGTACTCGTACAGCAGAGACAGCAGCAGGGGAACCCAACCTGAAGAGCTCTCCAGAGAAGACTTCTCtggaaaggagaggagacacagatGTTACAGACAGAGGGAACATCAGTCTTGAGGCTGGGCTGGGCCGGGCCTTGTAATTTGAACAGTTACCTTTCTCCAGCAGAGCAGAGACCTTGGTGGTTCCCTGGTGGAGAAGAGCTGATCTGGGGATGGTGAATAAAAGTTCCCCCTCTTCTATGTCTTCCTTAGCCAGCATCCCATACTCTGCAACTGTCCCCTCTTTACTCAGGtacacctgcagagagagagagagagagaagggggggggggggggggcatccatCTTCAAGCTCTGGACCAATCAAACAACAGATAATTAACCATCTGACTTCCTGTGTGACTGGACCTGACCTACCTTCTCACTGAGCACCAGGTTGACCGTGTTGCACCACTGTAGAAAGCTCTGCAGGGGACTGAGCTCTGAGGCTTCATCGACctgtcatcaacacacacagggttgaACTACTTCAACATTTATATTAAGTTTATAAGATATACCACTTAAGATGGCTAAAAGATGGTTTATTCCACTGTGATGACGCTTTCAATGACAATATGGGAAGATGAATTCATTATATGATTAACGTGATTCAGGTTTCACAGCTGATGAATTTGCACAGTGCTGCACTGATGAACAGTTTTTTGGCTTGTTTTGAAGCCCACGTGGTAATTTACAGCACAATAAGCTAGCAACACACTGTTGTTAGCATGCACAGCTAACACACAACTGAGCCTGTGTGTAATTAGCTGTTAGCATGCGCAGCTAATAACGCAcagctaagtgtgtgtgtagcttttAGCACATGCAGCTATTAACGCACATCTGAGTTTGTGCAAGAAGCGTTTAGCATGCACGGCTAATAACACACAACTGAGCCTGTGTGTAGCCTTTAGCATGCGGAGCTAATAACACACAGCAGAGCGTGTGTAAGTAGCTGTTAGCATGAGCGGCTAACACACAGCTGCgcgtgtttgagtgtgtgttgcgTCGCTAGCTTGTTCTTATATTCAAAGTAATGAAAGTTTTCACCTTGAATCGTTTCGCTTGTGGTtccattttgaaaatgtaaggTCAACACGTGGACGGTACGAGTTCTGCTGCCGGTTGAGCTAGCTCGATGCTAACAACAGCTAACTACGGCAAGCGGTCAGGGACAGACTGACAGACGCGATGTGCGGCTGTGTGACGCGCTTCCTTCTGATGCTGTTTCTGCGGCTCACCTGTCTGACAGGTTGTTGTTGGTTCTTATTCACTGACAGAATAGATTAGGCACCgcggctcgttggtctaggggtatgattctcgctttgggtgcgagaggtcccgggttcaaatcccggacgagcccttctTTTATCGCTTGGGCTCGAGGTTACGGGGATTCGAACATATGACCTTTCGGGCTTCAATTCTAATCTCATGCTCTACACCACAAACTTGACGAAAAATCCGTCAGAAGATCCTTTACTTtggataaagaataaatcaGACAGACCGACACCATCAAATACATGTTACAATCAATCTGATCAAtgaggctgcagcgtatcatccgttctgctgagaaggtaatcggctgcaatctgccatccctacaggacctgtttgactctaggaccctgaggcgtgcaggtaAGATTGTGGCTGctccttcccacccgggtcacaaactctttgaggttcttccctcgggcaggaggctgcggtccatcaggaccaaaaccgcccgccacaagaccagcttcttcccggctgccgttgagctcatcaacaaggccagggacccccacctgactcagacttttattccacccccacacctcaacgATGTgttcaattaattaatttacacattatctcatattatattatactgtattacattgcatattgcaatcggacactgtcCACTGtcttgcattttgcatttcactttttgcttcactttttatatcttttatctttcatatatttttattcagaaatgtttatgtcaaaataaatgctactttgtataaatattggaaaaaagtgagtaaataagaataaaaatagtgagtaaatatatactggttttcaattttgtattgcttttcctatgtatgttgtatttattgtgttttatgtttctatgttcattgtaagcaccactaaccagagcaaattccttgtaggtgtaaacctacttggcaataaaatacttctgaatctgattctgattaacaggtgaaaataaacaaaacctgATCACAAGCGGTTTGTTTTAGTCAAGGTATATCATTGTTGAAATGTTAATTCATCAATTactattgttttcattattacaCTGGATATTTACAGGTCTGGGTCCTGTCTGTCATGCACAGTGAACAAAATAATGGCACCACTAGAGGGTGCTGTTTGACCAGATGAAATGTTGAAACCCAGACTGCCACATCTTCACTGAAGGAGTTCAATTACAGGGCTGAGAGTCGAAGTAGCACAGATGTGCTGTCTCTAgcatggctcgttggtctaggggtatgattctcgcttagggtgcgagaggtcccgggttcaaatcccggacgagccctccTTTTGACCTCTGAGGGTCTCACACAACTAACAAAGTTAATATTAAAGacctgaggagaaacacaaggCTTCAGCTGATTTTTGTCAGGTTGTAAAAAAGCTGCACAACATTGACACATCATTGTGGACTGTGATCACAACAACACTGCTCGATATAGAGCACGTctactcacatattctaccattacCGTCAGTAACCttctctatcagacattttctgaagTATAAACAGTTTTTGGATCTTTGCATTCTTAGTTCAAAGTCAAACAAGATTTAGGTGAATAAATCTGTTCACACCAATACAATAAATGTACTCCAAAAGGATGgtggataaaacaaaaaacataatataATCAGATCTTACTTTACAGATGTTGGCTATAACTAAACTCAAGTGTTATTGTCGCTACTCGCTGGTTAGGGTAATTTTACCACTTACCACTTTAGAGGTGGTCGGGTTACTCCGTCTGAGGGAggttaattgtattttataattcAAGAACTGAAATTATCAATCTGTCAGTTCAGTGACTGCATGTGTTGATCGATAACTGATTAAATGCAAAGACTGATGTGTGAAGTTGGTGTCTTGTGAAACAATTTAATAATTATGTATGAaacctgtttgtctttgtgatgtgtattaaacattattgtcactttttattgatgTATGAGTTGTCTTGTCTTCACAATCATAACACAAATtggaaacaaagcagcagatctGAAGAGAAAACCAAACTTAGTTTTAAACATGAACAGACCTGTCTGTCATGGACAAAGAACAAAATGATGTGACCACTAGAGGGTGCAATTGGACCAGATTAAATCTGGAACCCCAAGCTGCCACATCACCAGTTTGAAGAGCTCAGTTACAAGGTACGGAATACTGACAGATGTGGACAGCTCCgcatggctcgttggtctaggggtatgattctcgcttagggtgcgagaggtcccgggttcaaatcccggacgagccctccTTTTGACCTTTGAGGGTCAGACACAAATAATAAACTTAATGTTAAAGACATGACGAGAAACAAAAGGTTTCAGCTGATGTTGGTCAAGTTGTGAAGAAGCTGTACATCACTGAGTTAAACAGTTCTGATCCatgcaaacaggaaatgactgATCACACCTGAGatgttcacacactcacataaatcCAGGTCTTTACATTGAATTAAGTGTCAAAAACGTTATTAGATTTTATCTAGTTCTGCcaggacagaagaaaacatgttgtCACTACAACTACATCACAGCCAATGTGACGACACTCAAACTGATGGTTTGGTTCGAATCTCGAGAGGCTGAAGACTGAAATATATGTTCACACAGAGATTATACAAGTACATTCCAAGAACACAGCAGATGCATGTGAGTTATTCTCCTGTGTGTTCGAagctttattcaaataaatggtCAGGCCTCGTTTGTACTGAACCGTCTGGAGACGTCCCATTGGCTCTCCTAAAACAAGAAAgattgaacaaaacaaaaaatgcacgAGTACATTTTCTGAACAGAAAACTAAAGTCTGTGACTCCTTCTGGAGAAGACTGATCACACCTGAGAAGTTCAGACATCCAGGTCTTAACATTCATTCATGAGTAAATACACTTGTTAGGATTTTTTATCTCGTCCTGCCAGGACAGAAGATAACATCTTGTGACTCTAACTACATCACAGCCAATGTGACAACAATCACACTGATGGTTTGGTTCAAATAGACGAGAGGCTGAAGATtgaaacacatgttcacacagagaTTATAAAAGAACACAACCAGGAAAGGAAGCGGATGAAGataaagttataaaaaacaGGGAGTTGAGAAACAAATGTGACTTCTTCCCAAATATAACAGGTCTTGGTCATGTGTGTCATGCACAAGGTGAAACATAATGAGACCACTAGAGGGAGCTGTTGGACCACATCAAATGTTGAATCACAGAGTCtcatggctcgttggtctaggggtatgattctcgcttagggtgcgagaggtcccgggttcaaatcccggacgagccctccTTTTGATCTTTGAAGGTctcacacaaataataaacagaatattaaagacatgaagagaaacaaaaggctTCAGCTGATGTTTGCAGAGTTGTAAAAAAGCCGCATATCACCGAGGTAAACAATTCTGATCCATGCAAACAGGAAAAGACTGATCACACCTGAGAAGTTCAGATAAATCCAGATCTTTACATTGAATTAAGTGTCAAATCAGTTATTAGATTTTATCTAGTTCTGCaaggacagaagaaaacatgttgtCACTAAAACTACATCACAGCCAATGTGACAACAATCAAATTTATAGTTCTGCTCAAATAGACGAGAGGCTGAAGATTAAAATA encodes the following:
- the setd6 gene encoding N-lysine methyltransferase setd6, producing the protein MEPQAKRFKVDEASELSPLQSFLQWCNTVNLVLSEKVYLSKEGTVAEYGMLAKEDIEEGELLFTIPRSALLHQGTTKVSALLEKEKSSLESSSGWVPLLLSLLYEYTSSRSHWRPYLSLWTDFKKLDHPMFWSKVERARILKGTGIPEAVDTDLTNICSEYTDVVLPFIAKHPDLWNPSTHTLELYTQLVAFVMAYSFQEPQEDDEEVSDEEEDEEEEKAPNPPMMVPMADMLNHVSNHNANLEFTPDTLKMVCVRPIHKGEEVFNTYGQMANWQLLHMYGFTEPYPTNDNDTADIPFNNLYKAATRGVQSAPDLQLMEEMWDLLSQMMQEKAAFVFGRDGCLTDTELHTALRVLGMSREEFSDFKENEGWEEDDEEEEKITLAFSNEGLPELKSSWKWLIHEAARLTLGSYGDAVAEGRASVSERMLIEDKAALGGLNSRQQNALQVRYGQKSILSKVMELTQS